The proteins below come from a single Jaculus jaculus isolate mJacJac1 chromosome X, mJacJac1.mat.Y.cur, whole genome shotgun sequence genomic window:
- the Rnf113a gene encoding LOW QUALITY PROTEIN: E3 ubiquitin-protein ligase RNF113A (The sequence of the model RefSeq protein was modified relative to this genomic sequence to represent the inferred CDS: inserted 4 bases in 3 codons; substituted 1 base at 1 genomic stop codon), giving the protein MQQTCDSGRKQETYASLSSEEKDQENLSVVHKSTRWAKPXGPEDMGATAVXELDAEKERDTRAIFERSEKIQPELRGKEDDXIYRRINSYQRCIKPKDTSMGSASSGMARKGPIRAPEHLRAXWNYQPDICKDYEETGFCGFGDSCKFLLHDHSDYKHGRQIKRELDEGCYGVYEDENYEIGRDDEEIPFKCFICRQTFQNPVVTKCRHYFCESCALQHFRTTRCCWICGQQTNGVFNSAKEFITKPGKHQAKGGTSDFPEDPR; this is encoded by the exons ATGCAGCAGACGTGTGACAGTGGTAGAAAGCAGGAGACCTACGCCAGCTTGAGTAGCGAAGAAAAGGATCAGGAGAATCTTAGCGTGGTCCACAAGTCCACCCGCTGGGCGAAAC TAGGACCAGAAGACATGGGGGCGACAGCTGTCTAAGAACTGGACGCTGAGAAGGAGCGTGACACACGAGCCATCTTTGAGCGCAGCGAGAAGATCCAGCCGGAGCTGCGGGGCAAGGAGGATG AGATCTATCGGAGAATCAATAGTTATCAGAGATGcataaagcccaaggacacatCGATGGGCAGTGCCTCCTCCGGGATGGCGAGGAAGGGCCCCATCCGAGCACCGGAGCATCTCCGTGC CTGGAATTACCAGCCCGACATCTGTAAGGACTACGAGGAAACTGGCTTCTGCGGCTTCGGAGACAGCTGCAAGTTCCTCCTCCATGACCATTCAGATTACAAGCACGGGCGGCAGATCAAACGTGAGCTTGATGAGGGTTGCTATGGTGTCTATGAGGACGAAAACTACGAAATAGGACGCGATGATGAGGAAATACCATTCAAGTGTTTCATCTGTCGCCAGACCTTCCAAAACCCAGTTGTCACCAAGTGCAGGCATTATTTCTGCGAGAGCTGTGCACTGCAGCATTTCCGCACCACCCGGTGCTGCTGGATCTGTGGCCAGCAGACCAATGGCGTCTTCAATTCAGCGAAAGAATTTATTACTAAACCGGGAAAACATCAAGCAAAGGGTGGTACTTCCGATTTCCCAGAAGACCCCCGatga
- the Ndufa1 gene encoding NADH dehydrogenase [ubiquinone] 1 alpha subcomplex subunit 1: MWFEILPGLSIMGLCLFIPGVATTYIHRFSNGGKEKRIARIRYQWELMERDRRVSGVNRYYVSKGLENID; encoded by the exons ATGTGGTTCGAGATTCTGCCGGGACTCAGCATCATGGGCCTGTGCTTGTTCATTCCCGGAGTGGCTACTACTTACATCCATAGGTTCTCCAATGGAGGCAAG gaaaaaagaatTGCCCGTATTAGATATCAGTGGGAGTTGATGGAACGAGACAGGCGTGTCTCTGGAGTCAATCGTTACTATGTGTCCAAG GGCTTGGAGAACATTGATTAA